The DNA segment CACGCTGATGACCACATTTTCGGGGCGGACGGCGGCCAGCCACGCCGCATTGTCGCCATTGGCCGCGCCGTGGTGGATGCTCTTATATGCCTGAAACGGCCCCCGAATCTCGGCCCTGTCCTGCTCCAGCCACGCCGCCGTTTCCTTCAGTTCGCTGTCGCCGGTCATCAGGGCGCGGAACTTGCCGAAATTGAGGGCCACGCCCACGCTGTTGTCGTTCTGATCGCCCCCCATGCCGGTCGGCGGGCCGATCACCTGCACCTTCACGCTGCCCAGGTTGATGATCTGGTTGCTGGCCTTTTTGAAAACTGTTTTCTGCGCCTGCAAGGCCGCCACCAGCCGCTCCCAGGTCTTGGTGGTCCCGCCCAGGCCGTTGTTGATGAACAGCGTCGGCTTGGCCTCGGCTGCCGCCACCAGACCGGCGATATGGTCCGCGTCGGCGTGGGTGGCCACCATCACGTCGATCTTGTCGATGCCGTAGGTCTTCATATGCTCCTGCATCTTCACGGTGCTGCGCCCGCCGTCGATCAGCATGGTCTTGCCCTCGGGGCTGCGGATTAGCACAGCATCACCCTGGCCCACGTCCAGAAAACGCACCGTGACCTGACCCTCGGGGGCCGTTTGGGCCTGCCCGGTTTCGGTCTGCCCACCACCCTTCATGCCGTTGCAGGCCGCCAGCGAAACAGTCAGTGCCAGCACCAGCAGTCCCGCGATATCCGCGCTGCTGGGGCCGCGTTTCCTGCCGGAGCGCGAGGACTTGCGGGGGGCAGCTTTACGGCACGCGGCCTTGCGCGACGTTCTGGGAGCCGCCTTCTTTCCCGCCGGTTTCTGGCCTGCTGTCTTCTTCCCTGTTGCCTTCTTTGGAACCTTCTCGCTCATACCGTGATCTCTCCGTCGTCGTCCTGCACATCAGATTCGGCGTTGTTCAGGGCTTCCAACTGCGCCTGTGAGGCTTCGTGGCGCTCCAGCGTCTCGGCCACCAGAATGCGGACCGTCACGCCATCGGGGCCGTCCTGCACGGCCAGCAGATCGCCCTCACGCAGCCCTTCTGGCAGCAGGCGCAGCGGGAGATCGAAGGTGCTGCCGTCCCCGCGCTCCAGCCGGGCCAGCGGGCCGTGCGGACTGTCCTCAATGCCGTCCACGGTCCAGCGCTCCTGGGCCTCGGTTTCTGGTGGGTGGGACGCATTCTTCACCCCCACAGCGTAGCGCCCCGGCGGGGCATAAACATGATCCGGGTGCCGCGCAGATGCTGGCCCCCGGCATCTGCGGAATCCGTTTCAGGCCATCCGTTCCCCCGCCCGCACCAGAACCCCTAACACGTTCTGCGGTGGCGCAAGCGGGCAGCTCCAGCGCGGGTCGTAAAAGCAGGACGGGTGGTAGGCGAAATTGAAGTCCAGCACCAGTTCACCAGACGCCGTGCTGCCCAGATCGGCACTCTTGGCGGTGTCCAGCAGGTAGCGCCCGCCGCCGTAGCTTTCCTGCCCGCTCGTGGCATCCCGGAACGGCAGGAACACGCCGCCGCCGTACACGTCGATCCAGTACACGTCCAGCGTCCCTACCGGCAGATAGACGCGCCCGAAGCGCACCAGCGGCATCTCCTGCCCGGTGGACGAGGGGACGGTCAGGCGTTCCTGCGGGCCAGAGGGATCCACCCACGCGCTGAAGGCCAGCGCCGGGTCATACGGCCAGCACGGCAGTTCCCGGAACGCGGCCCGCGCCTCCAGGCCCAGTGGGGACTGTGGGTGGTTGCCGAACAGGGCATTGCGGCCCATCTGCCACAGCCGATGCGCCGCCTGCGGATCACGTGGCAACTCTTCCCGCACGCGGGCGTACAGGGCGCTGGCCTCGCGCCGCCAGTCCAGAAGATCAAGCCAGTCTGTGGATGCATCAGAAGACATCCCGACACCTTACGCGGTCTTCATGGCCTCCTTATCGGGCGAATGGGACACTTTCAGGCCAGCGCCGGGCGTATCCTGATTCTCATGAAGTGGCTCCGTGACCAGACCCTGGCTCCGATTGTGGACAAGGTAGAAGCAGGCCAGCGCCTGACTTTCGAGGACGGCCTGCGCCTGTTCCACACCCGTGACCTGAACGCGCTGATGCGGCTGGCAAACATTCGCAAGGAGCGCATGCACGGCGATAAGGTGTTCTTCGTCCACTCGATGCGCCTGGAATTTACCAACATCTGCTATGTGGGCTGCACCTTCTGCGCCTTCGCCGCACACAAGAACGAGGACCGCGCCTGGGATTACAGCCCGGATGAAGTGGTGGAACAGGTGCGCCGCCGCTACCTGCCCGGCATCACCGAACTGCACATGAGCAGCGGCCACCATCCCAACCACAAGTGGGAATATTACCCGGCGATGGTCCGGCAGGTCCGCGAGGCGTTCCCAGACTTGCAGGTCAAAGCGTTCACCGCCGCCGAGATCGAACACCTGAGCAAGATCAGCAAGAAGCCCACGCTGGAAGTGCTGCGCGAGTTGAAGGACGCGGGCCTGAGCGCCATGCCGGGGGGCGGCGCGGAAATCTTTGCGGACCGCGTTCGCAAGCAGGTCGCCAGGAACAAGGTGACCGCCGACAAGTGGCTCCAGATTCACCGCGAGGCGCACGGCATGGGCATGCGGACCAACGCCACCATGCTGTACGGTCACATCGAAACGCTGGAGGAGCGGCTGGACCACATGGACCGCCTCCGCAAAGTTCAGGACGAGACGGGCGGCTTCCACGCCTTCATCCCCCTGGCTTTCCAGCCGCTGGGCAACACGCTGGCGCAGAACCTGGGTAAGACCGACTTCACGACGGGTCTGGACGATCTGCGAAATCTGGCGGTGGCGCGCATCTACCTGGACAATTTCCCGCACATCAAGGGCTACTGGGTGATGATCGGCAGCGAACTGACGCAGGTCTCGCTGGACTGGGGCGTGTCGGATATCGACGGCACCATTCAGGAGGAACACATCGCCCACGCGGCGGGGGCCACCAGTCCGATGACGCTCTCCGAGGAAGGCATGATCCGCATGATCCAGCACGCCGGACGCACCCCGGTGCTGCGCGACGCCTACTACAACGAATTGCAGATCTTCCCCAAGACCGGGGCCGAGGCCGCCGATTGAGCAGGACGTTTTTCGGGTCAGGTCGGAGGCTGCACCGTGCTGCCGCTGAATGACACCTCCCAGGCAGACCTTGACGCCGTACTGCTCCTCGATGACCGCTGGAACGCCGCCTACCACCGCCGCAGCCCCGCTGAGATGGCAGAAGTGCTGCACGACGACTGGCTGGCCTTTTTCCCGGACGGACAGGTGGTGTTCAAGCGGGACGCGCTAGACGGCATGGCCCGCAACACGCCCGTTCCCCTGGTCTTCGAGCGTCACGCCTCGCGCGTGTTCGGCGACACGGCCATCACGCGCGGCACGCTCTACGCCGATGGCGAACGCATCCAGAGCTTTCTGCGGGTCTACGCAAGACGAGAGGGAGAATGGCAGGCAGTGGGCGTTCAGGTGGTGCCGTGAGAACTCTGACTCGCTGCGCTCGGGGTCTAAGGGTCAAAAAGTCTGAGGGTCTAAGGGCAGGCGATCCCCAATCCCTTAGACCTTTAGACCCTCGGACCCTTAGACAGGCGCGGAGCGCCCCATGACCTACCGTGCCGGATGGATTCACTTCACCAACGTCGCCCCGATCCTCGATTCGCTGGAATTGCCGCCGGGTGTCAGCGCCATTACAGGCGTGCCGACGCAGATGAACGCGGCGCTGCTGGCGGGCGAGGTGGACATCGCCAACATCAGCGCAGTGGAATTTATCCGCCACGCCGACATTCTGGAAGCCCTACCCGATTTCAGCGTCAGCGTGCTGGGGCCGGTCTACTCGGTCAATCTGTTCCACACCCGCCCACTGGAGGACCTGCAACGGATTGCCCTGACCGCGCAGTCGGCCATGAGCGTGGCGCTGCTGGAAGTGCTGCTGCGCGAGCGCGGCCTCTCCCCGGTCCTGGAACGTGCCGAGGGCGAGGCCGAGGAATTGCTGAAGGGCGGGTACGATGGCGTGCTGCGAATCGGCGACAGCGCCCTGCGTGAGTGGTACCGCGTCGTCGGCCCGCTGACCGCCGAGCGCACCATGACCACGCTGCCCAGCACGGGACGCGGCATCACCGTCACCGATCTGGCCGAGGACTGGTTCCGCCTGACCGGGCACCCCTTCACCTTCGCCGTGTGGGCCTACCGCAAGGACCGTCCGCCCCCGCCGGAGCTGGTGCAGGCCATGCGCGTGGCCCGTAGGCACGGCATCGGGCATCTGGCAGACGTGGCGACGCGGCACGCGGCCCTGCTGGGGCTGCCTGAACGGGTGGTGCAGCATTACCTGTGGAACTTCCGCTATCACCTGGAAGCGCCGGACCGATTGGGTCTGGAAGAATTCGCCGCTAAGGCCGTGCCAAACCATGCGCCGCTGAGCTTTGGGCAGAGGCCGGGAGAGGTATAGGCCCACAGCAACAAAAAAAGAGAGCCATTCAAGGCTCTCTTCTGAAGTTCAAAGCTCACGGGTCTTCTCCCGATTCTCTGTTCGCGCGTCCGTTTTTAAGGTTCCCGGAGGTGGACGCCGCCCTCAAGTGCATCTGTACATCGTGGTCTATACTGCATGGCCTTTTCAGGCCAGAAACACAAATATAGTTCAGCCCAGAGCAAAAGTCAAGGGCGGTCCACTTTAGACCCGGTGCAAGCGCAGACGCTACAGTGTGGAACATGAACTATCAAACCGTTCGCCTCTCGCGGCAGGGCGAAGTGGCAACCTTGACCCTGATCGCCAAGATGGGCAGCATGGGGCCGGACTTCTGGCGCGAGATGCCGCAGGCGCTGGCCGAACTGGCAGACGCCCGCGTGCTGATCCTGCGCGGTGAGAAAATCTTCAGCGCTGGGCTGGACGTGAAGACCAACGCGGGCCAGATTGGGCCGGTGCTGGGCGATGTGGCCGGATTCAAAGCCGTGGTAGACGAGATGCACGCCGCCACCGAGGGGCTGGCCGCGCTGCCCATTCCGGTGATCGCCGCCGTACACGGCTGGTGCATCGGCGCGGGGCTGGAGCTGATCAGCGGGGCGGATATTCGCATCTGTAGCAGCGACGCCCGCTTCAGCCTGCCGGAAGTCAAGCTGGGTATTGCCGCCGATCTGGGCGGTTTGCAGCGCCTGCCGCACCTGATCGGACGCGGGCGCACCGCGCATCTGGCCCTGACTGGCGAGCCGATTGACGCCGAGACCGCCGAGATCTGGGGACTGGTCACGGAGGTTCTGGACTCGCCCGAGGATCTGTTTAAACGGGCCGAGGAACTGGCCGCCCATCTGGTTACCCTGTCGCCCAAGGCGCTGGAAGGCACCAAACGCGCGCTGACCGATGACCTGCCCCACGCCCAGAGCCTGCAAAACGCCGTAGAATGGAACGCGCATCACATGACGGTGGAAGGCTTGCAGAACGCGCTGAAGAAGTAGGCGGCGGGGCAACCTGCCTCCCGCATAAGCCTGCCCGCAATCCTTCTCTCCCAGACGGGGCGAGGAGACGACGAACGTCAGACCTTTTGACCCTCAGACTTTTTGACCCCCAGAACCATCCAAAGGAGACCCCATGACCCTCAGTCCCGGCACGCCCGAATCCACCTTCCGCCCTGACCTGCTGGCGGGCAAGCACGCGCTGATTACCGGCGGCGGCAGCGGCATCAACCTGGGCATCGCGCAGAGTTTCGCGGCGCACGGCTGCGCGATCACCATTCTGGGCCGCAATCTGGAAAAGGCGCAAAAGGCCGCCCAGGGCATCGAGGACGCGGGCGGGCGCGCGATGGGTGTTAGCGCGGACGTGCGCGACTTCGCGGCGCTGGAAGCCGCCGTGGCGCAGGCCACCGAGAAATTCGGTGACTTCGACATCGTGCTGGCGGGGGCGGCGGGCAACTTCCCGGCTCCGGTAGACGGCATCAGCCCCAACGGCTTCAAGACTGTGGTGGACATCGATCTGCTGGGCACCTACAACACCATCAAGGCGGCCTCGACCAACTTAAAGACCCCCGGCGGCAACGTGCTGAGCATCAGCGCCTACGGCATCCCGGTGCCCATGCAGGCGCATGTTGTAGCGGCCAAGGCCGGGGTGGACATGCTGACGCGCACGCTGGCCATCGAGTGGGGACTGCGCGGCATCCGCGTCAACGCCATCATCCCCGGCCCCATCGACGGCACAGAAGGCATGGCGCGGCTGGCCCCCGATGAGGCCAGCCGCAGTCGCGTGGCCGGGTCCGTGCCGCTGGGCCGTATGGGCATTCCACAGGACATCGCTAACGCCGCGCTGTTTCTGGTCAGCGACGCGGCCAGCTACGTGACTGGCGTGATCCTGCCGGTAGACGGCGGACAGAACATGCTGGGCGGCGGCTTTCAGTACCAGGCCTTCCAGGCGATGGGCTTCGGGCAGAAGAAGGACTGAGCGGGCAACGGAAAGGGGGAGGGGCGACGGTGGCCTCTCCCCTTTTCCGTTGCCACTCTTTACACATCTATTTACACAGCGCGGCTACACACACGTCCACCACGGCATAGTCGCGATCCTTCTGCACCACCAGTTTCAGATATAGCTTGCCACCATCCAGCGCGTAGCTATCGCCTGTGGATTTCTCCAGATCGGCCAGCGACACTTTTTTCAGGCGGTTGCGCTCGTCCACCCACCAGTCGCGGTACAGCGCCAGATCGCCGGACGCGGGCAGGTTCAGGCGCAGGGTGTCGCCGGGGGTGCGCCCGCCGAAGCCCAGGCGCAGGTGGGCCGAGGCCCCGGACGGCGTGAGTGCGTAGCTTTCATTCAGGCGCACGCTGGTGTGGAAGTCGGTGCGGTTGGAAGGCGTGCCGCTGAGACTCACAGCCGCTCCACGCGCATTCTTGACATTCAGCGGCGCAATCTTGCCCCCGTTCACATCGTTCAGCCACAACTGCGCGTACTGGCCCGCGCACAGGCTGGCGTTCCAGACCGTTTTCGCCGCGCAGTCGGGGGCGTCTTTCAACAGGGGGCTGGCGGTGACGGTCCTGCCCGCCGCGCCGCCCACACTTCCGTCCACGTCCAGGAAAGTGGCGGCCAGATCGCCGTCCATCCCCACTGTGGCGGGTGGAAAGTACACGCGGGCGCTGTCGTCCAGCCAGGACAGTCCGCGCGCGTCGTTCTGCGGTTCCAGCGCGAAAGCGTTCCCAGTCAGGTAGCCCAGTCCGCTGGCCTGCCGCACGGAGGTGGATTTGAAGGCGGCGACAGCGCTGTTCTGGATGGACACGTGGCCGTCGTAGAACTCGTAGCCGCGAATGGGGAAAGACGCATCCCAGGGACGGGGCAGGCTGCGGCCCCCGGCTCCCTTCGTCTCCCAGTCTTCGGGGGTACCCAGGTTGGCGGTCTCGCCCACCAGCAGCGCGCCGTCCATCACTGAGTCGTTGGCGGCGAAGGTGGCCCCCACGCCGTTGTCGGCCAGTGTCGCGCCGCCCAGCATCAGGCCCGCGCCACGCAGCCAGACGCCGTGATCGCGCTGCTTGTAGGCGGTGAATCCCAGAAAGCTGGCGCGCACCCCTGCCGATTTGCCATCCGCCGGATTGCTGAGGGGCTGGTAATACGCGCCCTCGGTGGTGCCATCGGGACGGGGGCCGTTATCAACGTTCAGGCCGGTATCGCCGCTGTGGGCCATGTTGCCGCCGAAGGTTCCCAGCGGCGTGCGGCGCGGCCAGATGGTTTTACTGCGCTCGGTGGCCAGTCCGGTGGGATGCTCGGGCAGCGCGAACCAGAAGCCCACGCCGTCCACCCCTGCCGCCACGTTGCCCGTAACCGTGTTGGCCGGATTGGTGATCCAGAACGCCGCCGGGCGCTTGTCGCTGGGCAGCAACGGCGTCTCGCCACGCTTCTTTTCGGGCGCACGCACCCGTGTCAGCAGGTTGCCGGAGATGGTATTGCCCGTCTCGTCACCGTCCTCCAGGAAGAGGCAGTGGCCCACGCTGTCGTAGGTCACGTTGTCCTGCACGCGCAGATTCCGGGTGCCGTGGATGGTGACGCAGCGGTTGAACGAGGCATGAATGCTGTTGCCCCACACATATGAGGCCGAGGCGTCGCCCACCTGATGAAAGTGGACCGGATAGCGGCGCAGGGCATTGCGCTGGCCCACCCGCGTCAGTTCCACGCCCTCAATGCGGGCCTGCCCTCCAGCCATCACCATGATCTGCGCGCCCAGCCCCGTTTTCAGGGCGTCCTCACCCGCAGAGACACGGATGTTGCGCGTCAGCAGGCCCACCTCCGCGCGCTCGGAGACAGTGCGCGTTCCAAACTTCGCATCCTGGCCCCAGTGGGTGTATTTCAACGGCAAGACCAGCGTGACCGTCTTGCCAGAAACGCTCTGCACGGCCACTTCCTCAGTCTGGGCGGGGCCAAAATCGGTGCTGGTCAGGGTCAGGGTGTCGCCTGCCACCCAGTCGGGGGCGCGGTCCAGTGTGAGAGTGCGACTGCCCGCCAATGCGGTGGCACTCAGGCGGGTCCAGGCCAGCCGGGGCTGTCCGTGCAGTTCCAGCGCGCCGCCCATCACGCCGATCACGCGGTCCCCCATGCCCATCACGTCCTCGCCGGGCGTCTGATCGGTCAGCACGATTTCGGCGCGGTGGGTGAAGGGACTGGCCTCGCTGCCCACGCGCAATTCACCGTGCAGCATGATCCACCCAGCACGCAGCGTCAGGTCCTGCCCGGCAAATTCCAGCGCACTGCCCGCTGGGATGGTCAGGCCCGCCAGATCAGGGGGCGACACGTCCAGCACGACGCGCTTGCCAGCGGGCAGGGTCACGGTCTGCCCGGCTGCCGGAAGCTTGCCGCCGGGCCAGGTGGAGGCGGCGCTCCAGTCAACGCGCGACAGATTGGCGGTGGGCAGGGGCGGCGTTCCCGGCGGGTGATCGTGTGGTTGTGTCTGGGGCTGTGGGGGCAGCGTAGCCCCGGCTTGCCCCGGCGCAGCGCCACAGCCGATCAATGCGGCGGTGAGAAGCAGAAGGGAAGGCCACAGCCGCGCAGTCATAAAGAAATGCTAAAGGCAACCCCTCTACGCGGGTATGAAGGACTTCCCATCCGACCCAGGCCCCCCAGTGGGGTCTAAAGTGCGAGAAAAGTCCCATCCGATTCAGAGAAGGCAGGAACGAGAGACGCTTGACTCATACTACTCATAGTCTATTTTTTAATTATGAGCGACAGAAAGAAGGACCACAGGAGGTTCCACCATGACCCGCACTGCCCTCCCACACCTGAGCGACGACAACCTGATCATCGACACCGACAGCTACAAGAGCAGCCACTTTTTGCAATACCCCCCCGGCACCACGCGGCTGTTCTCGTACCTGGAAAGCCGAGGCGGGCGCTACCCAGTCACGCGCTTTTTTGGGCTGCAATACATTCTGGACCGCTACCTGACGCGCCGGATTACCGCCGAGATGGTGGAAGAAGCCCGCAGCCTGATCGAACCGCACGGCGAACCCTTCCCCTACGACGGCTGGATGCGTGTAGTGAACGTCCACGGCGGCAAACTCCCGCTGGAAGTGCGCGCCGTGCCCGAAGGCACTCTCGTTCCCATCCACAACGTGCTGATGAGCGTGACCAACACCGATCCCGAGCTGCCGTGGCTGGTGGGCTGGTTCGAGACCATGCTGATGCGGGTGTGGTATCCGATCACGGTCTGCACGCAGAGCTGGCACATCCGCCAGATCATCGGCAAGGCGCTGGAGCAGACCTGCGATGATGCGGCGGCGGAACTGCCCTTCAAGCTGCACGACTTCGGCAGCCGGGGCGTGTCCAGCCGCGAGAGCGCGGGCCTGGGGGCGCTGGCGCATCTGGTCAACTTTCAGGGCAGCGATACGCTGGAAGCCCTGCGCGTGGCCCGCAACCACTACGACGCCGACATCGCGGGCTTTTCCATCCCCGCCGCCGAACACAGCACCATTACCAGTTGGGGTAAGGAACATGAGGTGGATGCCTACCGCAACATGGTCACGCAGTTCGGCAAGCCGGGCGGATTGTACTCGGTGGTCAGCGACTCCTATGACCTGAAATACGCTATCAACACCCACTGGGGCGAAACGCTGCGGCAACTGGTGATCGACAGCGGCGGCACCCTGGTGGTCCGGCCCGA comes from the Deinococcus sp. AJ005 genome and includes:
- a CDS encoding ComEC/Rec2 family competence protein, which produces MSEKVPKKATGKKTAGQKPAGKKAAPRTSRKAACRKAAPRKSSRSGRKRGPSSADIAGLLVLALTVSLAACNGMKGGGQTETGQAQTAPEGQVTVRFLDVGQGDAVLIRSPEGKTMLIDGGRSTVKMQEHMKTYGIDKIDVMVATHADADHIAGLVAAAEAKPTLFINNGLGGTTKTWERLVAALQAQKTVFKKASNQIINLGSVKVQVIGPPTGMGGDQNDNSVGVALNFGKFRALMTGDSELKETAAWLEQDRAEIRGPFQAYKSIHHGAANGDNAAWLAAVRPENVVISVGENNYGHPTKTALDLYRQNGIRIYRTDENGTVTFTGNADGKYTVNTQR
- a CDS encoding DUF3006 domain-containing protein, with the translated sequence MKNASHPPETEAQERWTVDGIEDSPHGPLARLERGDGSTFDLPLRLLPEGLREGDLLAVQDGPDGVTVRILVAETLERHEASQAQLEALNNAESDVQDDDGEITV
- a CDS encoding DUF1684 domain-containing protein — encoded protein: MSSDASTDWLDLLDWRREASALYARVREELPRDPQAAHRLWQMGRNALFGNHPQSPLGLEARAAFRELPCWPYDPALAFSAWVDPSGPQERLTVPSSTGQEMPLVRFGRVYLPVGTLDVYWIDVYGGGVFLPFRDATSGQESYGGGRYLLDTAKSADLGSTASGELVLDFNFAYHPSCFYDPRWSCPLAPPQNVLGVLVRAGERMA
- the mqnE gene encoding aminofutalosine synthase MqnE yields the protein MKWLRDQTLAPIVDKVEAGQRLTFEDGLRLFHTRDLNALMRLANIRKERMHGDKVFFVHSMRLEFTNICYVGCTFCAFAAHKNEDRAWDYSPDEVVEQVRRRYLPGITELHMSSGHHPNHKWEYYPAMVRQVREAFPDLQVKAFTAAEIEHLSKISKKPTLEVLRELKDAGLSAMPGGGAEIFADRVRKQVARNKVTADKWLQIHREAHGMGMRTNATMLYGHIETLEERLDHMDRLRKVQDETGGFHAFIPLAFQPLGNTLAQNLGKTDFTTGLDDLRNLAVARIYLDNFPHIKGYWVMIGSELTQVSLDWGVSDIDGTIQEEHIAHAAGATSPMTLSEEGMIRMIQHAGRTPVLRDAYYNELQIFPKTGAEAAD
- a CDS encoding nuclear transport factor 2 family protein; translation: MLPLNDTSQADLDAVLLLDDRWNAAYHRRSPAEMAEVLHDDWLAFFPDGQVVFKRDALDGMARNTPVPLVFERHASRVFGDTAITRGTLYADGERIQSFLRVYARREGEWQAVGVQVVP
- a CDS encoding menaquinone biosynthetic enzyme MqnA/MqnD family protein, which gives rise to MTYRAGWIHFTNVAPILDSLELPPGVSAITGVPTQMNAALLAGEVDIANISAVEFIRHADILEALPDFSVSVLGPVYSVNLFHTRPLEDLQRIALTAQSAMSVALLEVLLRERGLSPVLERAEGEAEELLKGGYDGVLRIGDSALREWYRVVGPLTAERTMTTLPSTGRGITVTDLAEDWFRLTGHPFTFAVWAYRKDRPPPPELVQAMRVARRHGIGHLADVATRHAALLGLPERVVQHYLWNFRYHLEAPDRLGLEEFAAKAVPNHAPLSFGQRPGEV
- a CDS encoding enoyl-CoA hydratase-related protein — protein: MNYQTVRLSRQGEVATLTLIAKMGSMGPDFWREMPQALAELADARVLILRGEKIFSAGLDVKTNAGQIGPVLGDVAGFKAVVDEMHAATEGLAALPIPVIAAVHGWCIGAGLELISGADIRICSSDARFSLPEVKLGIAADLGGLQRLPHLIGRGRTAHLALTGEPIDAETAEIWGLVTEVLDSPEDLFKRAEELAAHLVTLSPKALEGTKRALTDDLPHAQSLQNAVEWNAHHMTVEGLQNALKK
- a CDS encoding SDR family oxidoreductase, whose protein sequence is MTLSPGTPESTFRPDLLAGKHALITGGGSGINLGIAQSFAAHGCAITILGRNLEKAQKAAQGIEDAGGRAMGVSADVRDFAALEAAVAQATEKFGDFDIVLAGAAGNFPAPVDGISPNGFKTVVDIDLLGTYNTIKAASTNLKTPGGNVLSISAYGIPVPMQAHVVAAKAGVDMLTRTLAIEWGLRGIRVNAIIPGPIDGTEGMARLAPDEASRSRVAGSVPLGRMGIPQDIANAALFLVSDAASYVTGVILPVDGGQNMLGGGFQYQAFQAMGFGQKKD
- a CDS encoding G8 domain-containing protein, whose amino-acid sequence is MTARLWPSLLLLTAALIGCGAAPGQAGATLPPQPQTQPHDHPPGTPPLPTANLSRVDWSAASTWPGGKLPAAGQTVTLPAGKRVVLDVSPPDLAGLTIPAGSALEFAGQDLTLRAGWIMLHGELRVGSEASPFTHRAEIVLTDQTPGEDVMGMGDRVIGVMGGALELHGQPRLAWTRLSATALAGSRTLTLDRAPDWVAGDTLTLTSTDFGPAQTEEVAVQSVSGKTVTLVLPLKYTHWGQDAKFGTRTVSERAEVGLLTRNIRVSAGEDALKTGLGAQIMVMAGGQARIEGVELTRVGQRNALRRYPVHFHQVGDASASYVWGNSIHASFNRCVTIHGTRNLRVQDNVTYDSVGHCLFLEDGDETGNTISGNLLTRVRAPEKKRGETPLLPSDKRPAAFWITNPANTVTGNVAAGVDGVGFWFALPEHPTGLATERSKTIWPRRTPLGTFGGNMAHSGDTGLNVDNGPRPDGTTEGAYYQPLSNPADGKSAGVRASFLGFTAYKQRDHGVWLRGAGLMLGGATLADNGVGATFAANDSVMDGALLVGETANLGTPEDWETKGAGGRSLPRPWDASFPIRGYEFYDGHVSIQNSAVAAFKSTSVRQASGLGYLTGNAFALEPQNDARGLSWLDDSARVYFPPATVGMDGDLAATFLDVDGSVGGAAGRTVTASPLLKDAPDCAAKTVWNASLCAGQYAQLWLNDVNGGKIAPLNVKNARGAAVSLSGTPSNRTDFHTSVRLNESYALTPSGASAHLRLGFGGRTPGDTLRLNLPASGDLALYRDWWVDERNRLKKVSLADLEKSTGDSYALDGGKLYLKLVVQKDRDYAVVDVCVAALCK
- a CDS encoding nicotinate phosphoribosyltransferase, producing MTRTALPHLSDDNLIIDTDSYKSSHFLQYPPGTTRLFSYLESRGGRYPVTRFFGLQYILDRYLTRRITAEMVEEARSLIEPHGEPFPYDGWMRVVNVHGGKLPLEVRAVPEGTLVPIHNVLMSVTNTDPELPWLVGWFETMLMRVWYPITVCTQSWHIRQIIGKALEQTCDDAAAELPFKLHDFGSRGVSSRESAGLGALAHLVNFQGSDTLEALRVARNHYDADIAGFSIPAAEHSTITSWGKEHEVDAYRNMVTQFGKPGGLYSVVSDSYDLKYAINTHWGETLRQLVIDSGGTLVVRPDSGEPPAMVRLAVRALAAKFGTTVNKKGYQVLNHVRVIQGDGIDEQSITQILQNLLVDGFSAENVTFGMGGALLQKVDRDTQRFAYKASAGVIDGAYRGIYKDPVTDPGKRSKDGVLDLVMENGRMTTRAYYTFDTDFPGSLMRTVYRDGELLVRDSLEDVRGRG